A single region of the Brachypodium distachyon strain Bd21 chromosome 3, Brachypodium_distachyon_v3.0, whole genome shotgun sequence genome encodes:
- the LOC112271928 gene encoding uncharacterized protein LOC112271928 isoform X1 has translation MPPLAGSLEADGRFLLGQCRRPAGSHFPVGSRAYHCSACHCRRVCGWEIEHTGDAVARSRFCRSNMVAPPPLPSMEEEPGSSLVATCSRGGGTSWRIPRRGV, from the exons ATGCCGCCTCTGGCTGGATCTCTGGAGGCGGACGGCAGATTTCTTCTCGGGCAGTGCCGGCGGCCGGCTGGTTCCCATTTCCCTGTTGGTTCGCGG GCCTACCACTGCTCAGCTTGTCACTGCAGGCGCGTTTGTGGATGGGAGATCGAGCACACCGGCGATGCAGTGGCCAGGTCGAGGTTCTGCAGGAGCAAcatggtggcgccgccgccgctgccttcgATGGAGGAGGAACCAGGGTCGTCCCTGGTGGCCACCTGctcaagagggggagggacgaGCTGGCGGATACCTCGGCGAG GTGTATGA
- the LOC112272019 gene encoding uncharacterized protein LOC112272019 has translation MAPAVPAKKPRPATSGSGGDAGADAGTAATSVAGDEHIPSQDQQGTGPGTEPDTVDSSAEAEAFWAGVALGQAPSRESADGGGGEGEEAARATEDAPGGAAQTAQHEVPLRHSRFFLLFLPMALIFFVSSGTRM, from the exons ATGGCGCCGGCTGTCCCGGCCAAGAAACCACGCCCGGCAACCAGCGGGAGTGGTGGTGACGCTGGTGCTGACGCGGGAACGGCGGCAACGTCAGTTGCCGGAGATGAACACATCCCCAGCCAAGACCAGCAGGGTACTGGCCCGGGAACAG AGCCGGACACGGTTGACTCCAGCGCCGAGGCTGAAGCCTTCTGGGCGGGCGTCGCGCTTGGCCAGGCACCCTCGCGCGAATCCGCCGACGGAGGCggtggagaaggagaggaagctGCCAGGGCGACGGAAGACGCCCCGGGAGGCGCCGCGCAGACGGCGCAACACGAGGTCCCGCTTAGACACTCTCGCTTCTTTTTATTGTTCCTGCCAATGGCGCTAATTTTCTTTGTCAGTTCGGGGACTCGTATGTGA
- the LOC112271975 gene encoding uncharacterized protein LOC112271975, which yields MTYTEQQTETLRIESEMIARLPPTDAELDNLNQQGRSPVIRADVDAGTWCCWNCGTIYQPIANLFVDLPWPRRTENTCTTPPVLNTSFFEFNLTNMSACDVPLTMPVYNQGDKPSCALYAVVTVTVLTKKILWARARTPAAFTLPIDMNLLTYLFFTNINHDPNRPGTQIALALSYMRDVGAPVRHRVSPGAQRPQPAHNLRITSYFRVDVNDVDLVTSLGNPSHSRDSLWTPYGLRYLSQRVHTTTTWYTRHVQTCRGADRSRVVSDTW from the exons ATGACCTACACGGAACAACAGACTGAAACACTTCGGATAGAATCAGAAATGATTGCTCGTCTCCCTCCCACCGATGCTGAGCTGGACAACCTGAACCAGCAGGGAAGAAGTCCCGTAATAAGGGCCGACGTCGACGCAGGCACTTGGTGTTGCTGGAATTGCGGGACGATCTATCAACCGATCGCGAATCTGTTCGTGGATCTTCCTTGGCCAAGACGCACCGAAAACACATGTACTACTCCCCCGGTCCTG AACACTTCTTTCTTTGAGTTCAACCTCACAAACATGTCCGCTTGTGATGTTCCTCTGACCATGCCCGTGTACAATCAGGGTGACAAAC CTTCATGCGCCCTCTACGCGGTTGTAACCGTGACCGTCCTCACCAAGAAAATTCTATGGGCTAGGGCTCGAACTCCTGCTGCCTTCACCCTGCCAATTGACATGAATCTCCTCACCTATCTTTTCTTTACCAACATTAATCATGACCCGAACAGACCTGGCACACAGATAGCATTAGCGCTTAGCTACATGAGAGATGTAGGTGCGCCGGTGCGTCATCGGGTCTCACCCGGCGCCCAGCGACCTCAGCCCGCACACAACCTGAGGATAACTAGCTATTTCCGTGTAGATGTAAATGATGTTGATCTTGTTACTAGCCTCGGGAATCCCTCTCATAGCAGGGATAGCCTCTGGACGCCGTATGGACTTCGCTACCTCTCGCAACGTGTACATACCACCACCACGTGGTACACAAGGCACGTGCAGACATGCCGTGGCGCTGACCGGAGCCGGGTTGTATCAGATACTTGGTGA
- the LOC100828207 gene encoding GDSL esterase/lipase At5g55050 — translation MVRMRALTVLAVIFLGSGLLVSAGGRDEMPLVPAVYVFGDSTMDVGNNQYLENGVPPRLPYGIDFPGSVPTGRASNGYVMSDSVARLLGFNMSPPAYLSLTPETSHQILRGYGGVNYASGGSGILDRTNTTTQYIIPLSQQVEYFASTKSKMAQHNPEEIDSLLAKSLFLISAGGNDLLAFLWSNRTSTRLLYEAMLSSYERQVYRLYGLGARRFALINVPAIGCLPLIRNTTDTGESECVHDDNLLANGFNKALRTRMADLARSLLPEMSFSVGNSFNLVIVFTGNPDNGFTEVASACCGGGRLGVGIGCLHPDATYCDDRDQHIYWDAVHSTQATANKAAHAMFSLPVWQGFSWPVNFRQLVSPSVTDAAA, via the exons ATGGTGAGGATGAGAGCACTGACGGTACTGGCAGTGATCTTCTTGGGCAGCGGTCTGCTTGTCTCAGCCGGGGGGCGCGATGAGATGCCCCTGGTGCCGGCGGTGTACGTTTTCGGCGACTCGACGATGGACGTGGGGAACAACCAGTACCTGGAGAACGGCGTGCCGCCGCGGCTTCCCTACGGCATCGACTTCCCGGGCTCCGTGCCCACCGGAAGGGCCAGCAACGGATACGTCATGTCCGACTCCGTCG CGAGGCTTTTGGGTTTCAACATGAGCCCGCCGGCTTACCTGTCGCTGACGCCAGAAACAAGCCATCAGATCCTCCGAGGTTACGGCGGGGTCAACTACGCTTCCGGTGGCTCCGGCATTCTCGACCGCACCAACACCACC ACCCAATACATCATCCCCTTGAGCCAGCAGGTGGAGTACTTTGCTTCCACCAAATCAAAGATGGCCCAGCACAACCCCGAAGAGATCGACAGCCTGCTCGCCAAGTCGCTCTTCCTCATCAGCGCCGGCGGCAATGACCTGCTCGCATTCCTTTGGTCGAACAGGACGAGCACGCGGCTCTTGTACGAGGCCATGCTGTCCAGTTACGAGCGGCAAGTGTACAGGCTCTACGGGTTGGGAGCGAGGCGGTTCGCTCTCATCAACGTGCCGGCCATCGGCTGCCTGCCGTTGATCAGGAACACCACGGACACCGGCGAGTCCGAGTGCGTCCATGACGACAACTTGCTCGCCAATGGCTTCAACAAAGCTCTGCGAACGCGGATGGCTGACCTCGCCCGGTCGCTGCTGCCGGAGATGAGTTTCTCCGTGGGGAACTCCTTCAACCTGGTGATCGTCTTCACGGGGAACCCCGACAACGGGTTCACGGAGGTGGCCAGCgcgtgctgcggcggcgggcggctcggCGTGGGGATCGGGTGCCTGCACCCCGACGCGACGTACTGCGATGACCGCGACCAACACATCTACTGGGACGCTGTGCACAGCACCCAGGCCACTGCCAACAAGGCCGCCCATGCCATGTTTTCCTTGCCGGTTTGGCAGGGGTTCTCCTGGCCCGTCAACTTCCGGCAGCTGGTCTCTCCTTCCGTGACAGATGCAGCTGCATAG
- the LOC112271928 gene encoding uncharacterized protein LOC112271928 isoform X2, whose amino-acid sequence MPPLAGSLEADGRFLLGQCRRPAGSHFPVGSRARLWMGDRAHRRCSGQVEVLQEQHGGAAAAAFDGGGTRVVPGGHLLKRGRDELADTSARCMTNTE is encoded by the exons ATGCCGCCTCTGGCTGGATCTCTGGAGGCGGACGGCAGATTTCTTCTCGGGCAGTGCCGGCGGCCGGCTGGTTCCCATTTCCCTGTTGGTTCGCGG GCGCGTTTGTGGATGGGAGATCGAGCACACCGGCGATGCAGTGGCCAGGTCGAGGTTCTGCAGGAGCAAcatggtggcgccgccgccgctgccttcgATGGAGGAGGAACCAGGGTCGTCCCTGGTGGCCACCTGctcaagagggggagggacgaGCTGGCGGATACCTCGGCGAG GTGTATGACAAACACAGAATAA